In Haloarchaeobius salinus, the sequence TCTCCTTCGCCGCGTGGGGTGCCGACGCCGAGGACATCGTGGTCCCGCATCCCGACGACGAACCGCTCGGCGAGGGGTCGCCGCTGGCGCGCCTGTACGAGCAGGACGCGACGGTGCTGATGCTCGGCACCGACTACGAGACGGCCACCTCCTGCCATCTCGCGGAGTACCGCGGCGCGTTCCCGAAGGAGCGCGAGACGGGTGGCGGCCCGGCCATCCGCGACGGCGAGCGTATCTGGCTCGAGTTCGACGACGTTGCGCTCGACACCGCCGACTTCCCGATGGTCGGCGAGGCCTTCGAGCACGAGTGCCCGGAGGCCGTGACCGTCGGACGGGTCGGCGAGGCCGAGTCGCGGCTCGTCGACCAGCGGGCGCTCGTGGACTTCGCGACGGTCTGGTTCGGGGAGAACAGGCCGGAATCGCTCGAACGGGCGCGCGAGGACGACGGCGGGGAGTGACTAGTCGTCGCCCGCGGCCGCGCCGGGCTCTGCGCTCACCGCGGCGTCGTCCTCGATGCTCGGCGGGTACTTCCCGCGGTCGAGCTTCAGGTCCGAGGCGGGCCGTGCCATGCAGGTCAGCGCGAACCCCTCGCGCTCCTCCTCGGTGAGCCCGCGCGCGGCGGGCTGGACCACGTCGCCCTCGACGATCTCGGCGGAGCACGCGAGACACATCCCGACCCGGCAGGAGTACTCCTGGGCGATGCCCTCCTCGATGCATCGCTTCAGGATGGTCTGCTTGTCGGAGACGGTGATGGACTCACCGGTCCCCACGAACTCGACGGTGTAGTCGGTCATGGCTTCGGCTACAGCGGTTCCGGACTAAACTCTTTATCCCTTTTCTGGGTTCGCCCGGACGACAGAAACGGGAGTAAAACGTTTTTTCCCTGCGGCCTCGACGGGTGAGCATGACCAGCCACGAGTTCGACGTCGTCGTCGCCGGCGCGGGGACGTCGGGGTGCTACGCGGCGGCGACCATCGCCCGCGAGGGCTACGACGTCGTCGTCGTCGAGCGCAAGGACGCAGAGGAGGCCGGACACATCGCCTGCGGGGACGCACTCAAGGGCGCGGACGCGTTCCCCGAGGCCATCCCGAAGGAGCAGCTCGAACCGGCGTTCACGAACACCGGCGTGGACCACGGGCGCTTCGAGATCCCCCAGGAGGACACGGTGCTCGAGATCCCGGTCCCCGGCGAGCTGGCGGTGATCGACCGCTGGGAGTACGGCCGCTGCATCATCCAGGGCGCGAAGGATGCCGGCGCGACGTTCCACTACGACACCGTCATCCAGGAGGTGACACAGGACGACGACGGCGTCGTCACCGGACTCCAGGCCAAGAAGAAGGGTGACCCAGTCGAGTACGACGCGGACATCGTCATCGACGGCGCGGGCTCGCTCTCGCTGCTGCAGGACACGGTCGACTTCTCCGACGCGACGTTCGACACCAACGTCAACTACTCGCAGTTCTGCTCGGCCTACCGCGAGATCGTCCACGTCGAGGAGCCCGTCGAGTGGGACGACGCGCTCGTGTTCAAGCCGACCGAGCGCGCCGCGGGCTACCTCTGGTACTTCCCGCGCACCGAGACGGAGATCAACGCCGGTCTCGGCTTCCAGATGACCGAGGAGCCGATGGAGCTCGTCGACGACCTCAAGCGGGACCTCCGCAACCGCGAGGAGTTCGCGGGCGCGGAGGTCGAGGACAAGCTCGGTGCCGCGCTCCCGACGCGACGACCCTACGACTCCGCCGTCGCGCCGGGCTACATGGCCGTCGGCGACGCCGCGGGGCACGTCAACCCGACCACCGGCGGCGGCATCGCCGGGGCGGCCTACGCGGGCAAGTACGCCGGCGAGCAGGCCATCGAGGCCATCGAGCAGGGCGACGTGAGCGAGGAGACGCTCTGGGAGTACAACGAGCGCGTCATGGACCACTTCGGCGCGCGCTACGCCGCGCTCGACGTGTACAACATCCTCTCGACGGCGGTCGACGTCGACGACCTGATGGGCCTGCTCGCGTCGCTGCCGGGCGAGAAGCTCGCCGAGGCGCTGTACGAGGGCAGCACCGAGATGAGCACGCTGTTCAAGGCCAAGCTCGCGGTCAAGAGCTTCGGCTACTGGCGGAACATCCTCCAGTTCTACCGCACGAAGCAGTGCGCCGACGACCTGATGGACCACTACGAGCACTACCCCAGCAGCCCCGACGAGTTCGAGATGTGGCAGTCGAAGCGCGACACGCTGATGGAGGCGGTGTACGAGACGACCGGCGCGGAGCCGAAGTACTGATTATCGCGACCCGGTCCCGATCTTCGTCGCCGGCTTGTCGCTGATGTCGGCGCTCTCGACGTCCGGCCTGAACGCGTCACCGCTCATCGCCAGCGCGACGAGCGCACCGCCGTTGGCGACGAACGCGACGATGTTCCCGCCGCCACCGGCGGTGACGATGGCCCAGGCGTTCAGCGTGGCCGCGAGCGCGAACAGCAGCATTCCGACCGGGCGGGACCACGTCCGCATCTGGAACAGCGCGCCCGCGACGAGCATCCGGAGCAGTCCGAAGACGATCATCGTCCCGCCGAACGCGACGACGAGTGGCGAGTCGAGCGATGCGCCGAGGACGAACAGCAGACCGCTGTCGATGAGCGTCCAGAATCCCCCGATGGCCGCGACGAACGCCGCGAACGTGACCGTCGTCGGCCGGTACGTCGGTCTCCCCATACGAACCAGTTGGACGGATGAAACAAAAAGGTCGGGCCTAAAATTATCGGTCTCGGCCGCGACAGGATGCCGGTTCAGCGGTAGCCCGTGCCGATGTCGGTGGCGTGCATCTCGGAGGTGTCGGTTCTGCCGGTGTCGAACGCCTCGCCGGCGGTGAGCAGGCCGACGGTGGCGAAGGCGTTGGCGAGACAGAGCACCAGCGGGACGATGCGCACGCCGACCGTGACGAGCGCGTAGCCGAAGGCGAGCGTCCATGCGAGGTGGAGCAGGACACCCGGTGTGCGCGCCCAGCCGTAGTGCTGGTGGACGGCGGTCGTGACGAACGTCTGCACGAACCCGGCGGCCAGCACCCCGAGGGCGACCGTCCACGACCCGTACTCGGCGACGACATCCAGTCCGGGGTCCACCGCGAACGGGCCGAGTGCGAGCCCCACGACCACCAGGACCGAGGCCGTGAGCCCGCCGACGAGGACGGCCGTGGAGAGACCGATGGTTCGAACAGCTTCTTCTGGCATTAATTTTGTACAGCGAGCTACAATCAAATAATACTTTCGAACCGCTCCCCGTGAAAGAATCGCTGCGCGCGGTCAGGGACGCTCTTCGGCGACCGTCTGGATGGCCCCTGCGAGCACGTCGACGCCGATGGGCAGGCTGTCCTCGTCCACGTCGAACGTCGCGGTGTGGTGGCCGCCGGGGTGGTCCGTGCCGACGCAGACGTACGCCGCGAGGCCGCCACGTTTCTGTACTGCCTGCATGAGGAACGTCGCGTCCTCGCTCCCCCCGAGGGCGTCGCGGTCGACCACGCGCTCCACGTCGGCGTTGCCGCCCGCGAGGCGGCCCACGATGTCCACGAGCTCCTCGTCGCTCCGCGCGGAGGGTGCCTCGCCGCCGACGCTGGTCTCGGACTCGCAGCCGT encodes:
- a CDS encoding aminoglycoside N(3)-acetyltransferase; this translates as MSDVLPEAMSEEPITVERLVTDLRELGLSAGDTVFVHSSLSALGWVCGGPAAVVDALQEVVTADGTLVLPTFTGDYSDPGGWQNPPVPDDWEPTIRETMPAFRPESTPCPRIGAIPNTFRAYPGVVRSDHPVVSFAAWGADAEDIVVPHPDDEPLGEGSPLARLYEQDATVLMLGTDYETATSCHLAEYRGAFPKERETGGGPAIRDGERIWLEFDDVALDTADFPMVGEAFEHECPEAVTVGRVGEAESRLVDQRALVDFATVWFGENRPESLERAREDDGGE
- a CDS encoding 2Fe-2S iron-sulfur cluster-binding protein; protein product: MTDYTVEFVGTGESITVSDKQTILKRCIEEGIAQEYSCRVGMCLACSAEIVEGDVVQPAARGLTEEEREGFALTCMARPASDLKLDRGKYPPSIEDDAAVSAEPGAAAGDD
- a CDS encoding geranylgeranyl reductase family protein, whose product is MTSHEFDVVVAGAGTSGCYAAATIAREGYDVVVVERKDAEEAGHIACGDALKGADAFPEAIPKEQLEPAFTNTGVDHGRFEIPQEDTVLEIPVPGELAVIDRWEYGRCIIQGAKDAGATFHYDTVIQEVTQDDDGVVTGLQAKKKGDPVEYDADIVIDGAGSLSLLQDTVDFSDATFDTNVNYSQFCSAYREIVHVEEPVEWDDALVFKPTERAAGYLWYFPRTETEINAGLGFQMTEEPMELVDDLKRDLRNREEFAGAEVEDKLGAALPTRRPYDSAVAPGYMAVGDAAGHVNPTTGGGIAGAAYAGKYAGEQAIEAIEQGDVSEETLWEYNERVMDHFGARYAALDVYNILSTAVDVDDLMGLLASLPGEKLAEALYEGSTEMSTLFKAKLAVKSFGYWRNILQFYRTKQCADDLMDHYEHYPSSPDEFEMWQSKRDTLMEAVYETTGAEPKY